ATTATAAATTTGAGTATATATGCTTTGATCCAGAATGAAGCATAATATGAAAATTTGACGTTTTTACACGGATCAAATTTTTTTACCGCCTGCATCAGGCCGATGTTGCCCTCCTGAATCAAGTCCAGCAGATTCTGCATCCAGATTCTTTGAAACTCCAAAGCAATCTTGACGACAAGCCTCAGATTAGAGGTGATCAGAATATAGGCGGCATCCTGATCGTTGTGCTCCTGCACCCGGGTTCCCAAATCCTTTTCCTCTTCTCTGGTCAAAAGGTTATATCTGCTGATTTCCATCAGATAGCGCTGAAGCGGATCAAATTTTACCAGCGATTTTTCTGAAGAAGCCGTTTCATTATTTTTCCCCGCAGCCGAAGATTTTGATGAAACGGTGGCGCTATCTTTTTTTACGGACCGATTTTGAGTTGTTTTCTGCGTTTTATCCATATAAAATTATACATCGTGTTTTATTTTAGAGGTTGTATTTATTTGTGACCCGGTAACGTGCCCACATTATTTTTTTATCCCAAAATAATATGGACATGTTATTTATCATATGATATACGACAACTTTATCTGTTGCGCCTGTAGCTCAGCTGGATAGAGCAACGGACTTCTAATCCGTAGGCCGCAGGTTCGAATCCTGCCAGGCGCGCCATCAGGGAATGAGTCAAACATGTCTTTTCCCCCCTCCCCCCTCTTTTTTTTCTATACCCAGAAATTTTTTCATCATACAGCCTTCTGTGCGTTGCGTTTCTCTGATTTTAAAACGAGCCGTCTTTTAAAAAACGCATTGATATGTCCGTATGTAAATATGTCCGTATGTATATTGGTAAATACGATAAACCGGTTGAATCACTGCGGCATCCGTGTAATTGAATCCAAAATCCTGATATAAAATGGGTATAATACCATCTCAAGTTCCTAACTGCAAACAGTGAATGTATATTCCTGTTGAAACTGCTCATAACCCATTGAGATACCGGGTGGGTAGCAACCCGCGTCGTACTTCTGAAAAGCAACACCGCAATGGCATCCGGCTTACGCACCAAAGCCGACAGAAATTTTATTTTTTTCGCCTTGCATGAAACCTGTTCTGGATGCTGTCTGACTGAATCAGGGAAGGCTTTACCCCAATGAACCCTGAAAACGATACCCTTGTGTTGATTCAAAAAATACGTAAAACCAGGATCTCCGAGATTCGGTGAGGTCAGTTATAAAAAGAGATGTATAACTGAGACAGGTAATGATTCCGATAATTTCAGGGTATGCTGACGGCAGGCAATTCAAAAAAGACAATCACTGGCTCAAATGCCATCTGCCTTTCCGGGAAGGTGCTTTCAAAGAAATTTCAAGCTGATTCAGAAAACGATCTCTCGGGATTTCCCTGGCTCCGAACCTCAGCAGATGGTCTGTGGTTACCTGGCAATCGATCATCTCAAAGGACAATGCTTGAAGATGCTCGGCCAGCTTTACGAATGCGACCTTGGAAGCATTGCTGATACAGGAAAACATGGATTCGCCGAAAAAACATTTGCCGAGAGACACGCCGTACAATCCCCCCACCAGCTTTTGTTCATACCAGGTTTCAACCGAATGAGCAAAGCCGGCCTCATGAAGTTTGACGTAAGCCTCAATCATGTCATCGGTAATCCAGGTTCCTTCATGCTTCATTAACCGCACTCGAGCACAGGATCTCATCACCTGCTCAAACACATTATCCATCGTAACATGAAACCGATTTTGTCTGATGATTTTTTTCAGACTTCCTGAAACCTTCAATTCCTCAGGAAACAGTACCAGACGCGGATCCGGTGACCACCAGAGGATGGGCTCTCCATCGCTGTACCATGGAAAAATACCGAAACGATATGCCATCAGCAGGCGCTCCGGAGTCAAATCCCCTCCAACGGCCAGCAGACCGTTTTCTGAGGCTAACCTGGGGGATGGGAATACAAGATCATCTGACAGAAGATAAACCGACATCGTCATAAATTTCTGAAAATTCCGGACACCTGAGCGCACGGCTCCTGACGGACGGATGCCACAGGTCACTTTCGAAAATAAACCCGATATGAAACACACCGCGGACACCGTCTGCCATTGCGTTGAAGGTACTGGCGTTGGATAGCGTTCATCCGGTGCAAGCCGAATTGATGAATGGACACTATCAAAATTTCACGTAAGCGCGGCTGCCCGTACAAGTCCAATGTATTTGTTTCAAATCAGCATTTAAAAGCCGCCCCGGCCAGACTATTTGTAGCTGAACGTGAGTACCTGATCCTTGATATCGACAAATATGGAGCCGCCTTTTTCCAGACGGCCAAACAAAATCTCATCAGAGAGCTTATCCTTAATTTCTGTCTGCATTAAACGGGACAAAGGTCTGGCTCCGTAACGCGGATCATAGCCACCTTTCCCCAGCCAGGTTCTTGCTCCGGCCGACAGATCAATCACGATATGCCTGTCCCTTAGCTGGCGGTTCAGTTCCCCCATGAATTTATCCACCACCCGTTCCATAATTTCGACAGTCAGTGGCCTGAAGGTAATAATGGCATCGAGCCGGTTTCTGAATTCCGGACTGAAAATTTTTTCAATCGCCTTCTTCCCTTTTGACGCCATATCGTTTTTAATATCACCGAATCCGATGGTTTGACTGTTCATCTCCCTTGCCCCGGCATTAGATGACATCATGACGATTACATTCCTGAAATCAGCCTTTTTACCATTATTGTCTGTCAGGGTAGCATAATCCAGAACCTGAAGCAGAATACTGAACAAATCAGGATGCGCCTTTTCAATTTCATCCAGAAGCAGTACGCTGTAGGGATGTTTGCGAATATCATCGGTCAGCAGTCCTTCCTGATCAAAACCGATATATCCCGGAGGGGCTCCGATCAATCGCGACACCGCATGTTTTTCCATATATTCGCTCATGTCATAGCGCAGGAAATGAATCCCCAACATGCTTGCCAGTTGCCGGGCCACCTCGGTTTTTCCGACACCTGTCGGGCCGGTAAACAAAAACGACCCCACCGGTTTACCCGGTGTTGAAAGGCCTGCCCGGGACCGCTTGATTGAACGGACCAGAGAGCTGATAGCTTCATCCTGACCGAATACCACCTGTTTCAACCGATCTTCAAGGGTTTCCAGTTGATACTTATCTGAAACGGATACACTGCGCGTCGGAATTCTGGAGATCTTGGCCACGATTTTTTCGATATCCAGCACATGGATTTTTTTTCTACGGGAAGTACCGTTAAGTTTTATAAACGCACCGGCTTCATCGATCACGTCAATTGCCTTATCCGGAAGGTAGCGGTCATTTATATATTTGGCGGATAACTCCGCCGCGGCTTTCAACGCCCGATCCGTATACTCGATGCCGTGATGGGTTTCATAACAGGCTTTCAGCCCTTTAAGAATCAGAAAGGTTTCCTCGACTGAAGGCTCCAGAATTTCAATTTTTTCAAACCGTCGGGCCAAAGCCCTGTCTTTTTCAACATACTGCTGATATTCCTCATAGGTAGTAGATCCGATACAGCGGATGTCCCCGGATGTTAAAGCCGGTTTTAAAATATTTGAGGCATCCAGGCTTCCACCGCTTGTCGCACCGGCTCCAACGATGGTATGAATTTCATCTATGAACAATATGGCATTTTTCTGCTGCGTTAATTCCGTCAGAAGGCTCTTCAACCGCTGCTCAAAATCACCTCTGAATTTTGTTCCCGCCAGGAGCCCCCCAAGATCAAGAGAATAAAGCCGGACATCCTTCAGCATATCCGGCACTTTCCCCTGATGAATCCTTAACGCAAGGCCCTCGGCCATCGCGGTTTTTCCTACTCCCGGATCGCCAACAAACGCCGGATTGTTTTTCCGGCGGCGGCATAGCACCTGAATCGTACGCTCCAGTTCATGCTCCCGGCCGATCAACGGGTCCACTTTTCCTTCAGCCGCCTTTTTTACCAGATCAACCGTAAAAAGCTCCAGGGGATCTGAAGATTTTTGGGCTTCTTTTTTCTCTGTATACGTGGATACATCCCTGCGCCTGACCGGGCTGCCAGGCAAACTGTGGGAAATGAAATTTAAAACGTCCAGCCGGCTAATCCCTTCGGCTTTGAGAAAGTATTCCGCATGGGAATCTTTCTCCTGAAAAATGGACGCCAGAATATCACCAATCTCCACTTCCGACTTTTCAGCCGAACGGGCATGATTCACCGCTCTTTGAATTACTCGCTGAAAAGCCAGCGTCTGCTGAAGCACATATTCGCCTTCCTCGCCAACCCGATCCATATGTTCGCCGAAAAAGGTTTCAAGCGCTTTTTTCAGACTTTCAATACTTCCTCCGCAGCTTTCAATAATTTCCATACCCTCGTCAAACTGCAGCACTGCGAAAAGCATGTGTTCAACGCAGACATATTCATGGCGTCGTTTTTTTGCCTCCCGAACCGCAACACCAAGGGCAGCATTAAGTTCTTTACTGATCATATGTTATATTTTCTCCATTGAGCATTTTAGAGGAAACCCCCTGTCCCTGGCCAGGGCATGTACGGTATCCATTCTTGTCTCAGCAATCTCAAACGGATATGCACCACACACGCCAATACCCTGCTGGTGAACATGAAGCATGACTCGTACTGCCTCCTCCGCGGATTTATAAAATACAATTCTGAGAATATCGACGACAAATTCCATGGTTGTATAGTCATCATTATGAAGAAGGACCCTGTACAGCGAGGGCTCGTGTTGTATCTGCTGGGTCGATGAGGATATGTCTTCCTCACCGAAAGGTTTTTCCGCACTCATAATTATATTCTCCGGCTCCATGGACAGCGTTATGCTGATATACTGAATTTTATGCCCCATTATAATCATCATTCGATACGATTGTAAAGGTACTAAACGTAACAATCAAATTTGACATCATACCGGAATGCACCGATTTACTTCAACAATCATATCAAAAGATGGGCTCGATCATAACTTCAGTCATAAGTCCGAAGTGCGGCCGCAGAATCCCGCCCGTTCCCGGCGGACGACATTGCGAGATCCGGAAAAAAGATGCCGGGGCCGTGAAGCGTTAAAAAACGCAAACGGTTTGAGGCGTGCCGAGTTTTTGCGCTTTAGCTTCATGGGCCCGGCATACCCCCGGATCACACTGAAAAGCCTGGAACGGGCGGGACTAAGGCCGCGACAACGTGGCCGAAGATATGATATATCCCCATTTTGTTCAAACGGAATGCAATCGCAATATCGGCATGAAATAAAACCCCATTCAGAGGCATGGGATAATGTTAACCGGTGGAGCAGAAGGGTCGTCAAGTGATGGAACGCTCAGGACTATAGTGATAAGCAGGATATGTTTTCAAATTTAAAAAAACCAGAAATTTTAGCCGCACGGCATCGGGCATTTTAAAAATCAAAATCCGAGCGTGCCCCCCCGGAGGAACAAACCCGGCATTCCAAAGGGGCTAAAACGCGCACGAAGAAAATAAACGTTTATGGATGGACACGAATTCCACGCAAGAACCAACTCTTTCGCATTATGCAGGTATACATTTCGTTTTGAATTCAAAACCGCATGAAACGATATAAAAACCGATACGAATTGGAGAGAGACAGAAATCAACTTGTTTTTTTCTGAAATATTATTTGGGCAGGGGCTCGAAAATACGAAAAATTCTGAAGGAAGAAAAAATACAGGCCCAATATGTTTTTATTCCATTGCACATAGACGCACAGAATCCGAACAGGACTCAACTTCTACAAACCGTATCAACTGCAACATCGGTTGGATAACATTCCGAGATCTGATCACTTTTTTCATCAGACGTCAAACCACTTCCTGCTTCAGCTCAACTTCAACCGCAGATACCACTCAACTGTCACTTCAACTTCAGCTCAACTTCAACCGCAGATATCACTCAACTGTCACTTCAACTTCAGCCACAGATATCACTCAACTGACAAAGAGGCCTGATTTCAACACGAACTGCATTGAAAAACAAAATTTCGGAATCAATCAATAGAACAAAATCTCATTTTTACAGGAGCTGACGAATCCTATCCGAATCCCGAGCGTCTAGTGCATGGTTATGTATGGGAAAACTGTGTACTCAGCTTATATAGACAAGCCGACTCACTTCCCAACAGCCAACATATAATTGTCAAACAGCATACTGCAGCGCTAACAAGAACCTGTATTATTGATAATTAGTTAATACAAATGTCATGCCAGACTTTAATAAAAATTTATTTTTTTAATTATTTTATATATTATCAGAGCGTTATTGAACAATGTTCCAGGCGGGCTAAAGAGACAGTCCAGAGGTATGTGTGTAACCTGTTACACTATTGTAACAAGCCAATTGTGTAACATAGTTACATGATCAGGCAAAGCGTATCAAGTTTTTTTAAGATTCCGATAGAGGGTTTGTCTGCTGATTCCAAGCAGACGGGCTGCTTTGGCCTTGTTTCCATCCGTCTGCTCAAGCGTATTGAGAATATTCTGATAATTTTGTTCGCCCCGGTTCTTAACGTCGCTCTGTTTTCTGCGGGAATATTCACGAATTTCAACGGGAATATGCTCGGTCATAATGGTATCCGCATTGCAGATGACGAACGCATGTTCAATGGCATGTTCCAGCTCTCTGACATTGCCGGGCCATGGATAATTCATGAAAACATCCATAACCTCACTGGACACCCGTTTCACCGGTTTATGAAAATTTTTTCTAAACTTATTAAAAAAATGTCTCACGAGAAGCGGAACATCTTCAAATTTTTCTCGAAGCGGCGGCACAATGATTTCGACCACTTTCAACCGATAATAGAGATCCTCTCTGAATCTACCAAGCCTGACCTCATTTTTCAGCTGCCGGTTAGTGGCCGCGATAACCCGGACATCAACATAAACCGGTGTTGAATCTCCCACACATTCAAATTCTTTATCCTGAAGCACTCTCAGGAGTTTTACCTGGAGCATCGGCGAAATTTCGCCGATCTCGTCCAGAAATACAGTCCCTGTGTGAGCAGCCTGAAACCGTCCTATTTTATTTGATATTGCACCTGTAAAAGCACCTTTTACATGCCCGAACAACTCACTTTCAAGAAGATTTTCAGCCAGAGCCGAACAGTTGACGGTTATAAACGGTTTGGAGGCACGCGGCCCATTATAGTGAATGGCCTTGGCAATCAATCCCTTGCCGGTTCCGCTTTCCCCGCTGATCAGGACGGTGGTCTCCGTGTCGGACAAATTTTCAACAAGCCTGAACAGGTCCTGCATTTTTTTGCTTTTACCGATAATATTCCGGAATTCGTGCCGTTCATTCAGCTCACGCTCCAGATCTGTCAATCGGGTTACATCCCTGATTACCAGAACGGCTCCCATGGACCGATTGCTTCGATCGACCAGTGGCGATGAGCATACGATCAGGGTCTGATGATGGGATTCGCTGCATTGGCACTCGATTCGAAATTCCTGTATCGTTTTTTGTCTCTCAAGGGTGTCATCCAGCAATTTACCGCACAAAGCAAAAAATGGATGAGAAATATCATCGTATAATTTACCGATGATGTCTCCGGAATGAATCCCGAAGACAGTCTCAACCGACTGATTGGATTCGGTAATATGCCGGGTATTGTCTACCGTGATGATAGCGGACTTCATACTGCGGAAAATTGCCTCCAGCTGATGACGATACCGATCCTTATCCGCTTCGATCTGCTCGTTTTCATCCAGAAGGGCCTTATGCCCCAGAGCGATTCTGGCAACCCGCAACAGCGTATCTTTCAAGACGGGTTTAGACAAATAGTCAAACGCTCCCAGTCGGACCGAATCGGCCGCCGAATCAACATTGGGCTGTCCTGTTATCATGATGACAGGACATTTGAGCTGTTTTTCTTTCACAGCCTTTAGAAGATCAATGCCGCTGTAGTCTCCCAGCAGGATATCAGCAAAAATCAAATCCGGTCTTACCGTTACAATCTTATCTATAGCCGTTCCATAGTCAGGAGCACTGAACACCTCATACCCTTCCCTCGACAGAAAGGTTTTAAACGTATACCGTATACTCTCTTCGTCATCAACGATCAGAATTTTCGTGCTCATATATCTGATGTGCTCCTGTTTAATTCTCCAGCGGCAATTCAATGACAGCCTTCGTATAACTGCCTTCTTTTGATTCAAACCAGAGTTTACCACCGAGGTCTTTGATGAGCAAATGACTGATTGACAACCCCAATCCGGTAGCCTGGCCTCTGGGTTTGGTCGAAAAGAAAGGGGCCTGTATTTTATTGATAATATCGGAAGGAATCCCGATACCATGATCGGTGATTATGATCTGCACTTTTCTGTCATTGGATTCTCCCCTGACGCTGGCGGTAATATCGATCACTTTATCAGGATTCGAATCTGCATATTTCTTATTCAGGGCATATCTTGCATTGCTTATAATATTTAAAACCACTTGTTGAAGTTGATGAGGATTTGCGCCAACGGCCGGAAAATCATCCGGGATATCGATATTGATCCGGATATTATCTTTTTTCATCAACGCACGGCTCAGGCTCAGTGTATCTGACAGAACGGATTTGATTTGAACCGGAATTTTCTCTTTATTCTGATCGCCAACAAATGTCTGAAGCTGCCTGACGATAACCGCAATACGATTACCTTCGTGCATAATTCGTTTCGGAATTTCTGCATCACGCGCCTCCTCGCCGTACTGATCCATCAATATCTGGGCATAATTAATGATTCCGGTAACAGGATTGTTGATTTCATGCGCAATTGCCCCGGTCAGTTCCCCGAGAGAGGCCAGCTGTGCATTTCTCATGGCCTCGGACTGACAGGCCTTCATATCCGTAATGTCCCGGCAGATTTTGATCACTTTCTGCGGTCTACCGTCAGGATAACAGCAGGCCACCATGGCCGTACACCACAGATCCAGTGCATGACCGTCACTCGTGACAAACTGCACCTCCATATCGTGGCTATTTCCATCCAGAAAGCACTCTTTCAGGATACATTCCCGATAACATATCCCCGTATTGAAAAACACATTACGGTATGTATTACCGATTAAATCAGCCCCGAATATCTTGCGTGCCGCATCATTGACCCATTCGATCCTGAGTCGATCATTGACAATGACCACCGGGTCGGTAAGTATGGTGACAATTTTAGAAAGCATCTCATCGTCAGCTTCAAGACACGTTGAAGGGATGAATGGTTTCTCCTGTACGGGACGTTTTGATGCAATTATCTGACAGCACTTATTACACTGTTTCATCAGCTTACCTTTTGGCAGGTCGCAGATTTCGGCCCTGGTTCTAACGCAGGCCGTGCCTGCAACCCAATTTACATGGAATTGCCGTTACAAAAAACTCTTTAATTTTCTACCGCCCGCCCGCTTCGCTCGAGGCACAGAGCGCGCAGCGGCCAAAACCACCGTTTCTAAGCTCTGCGTTCTCCGCGTTTCGAGCGAAGCGGGAAAGCGGGAATCTAAAGGCCGACCGATGATCGTGATTTTAAAATCATTTGCGGATCGACAGCTAAAGCGGCGCTTGGGATTCGCAGAACAATAAGTTCGCAACGTTAAGTGATTGAGGCACTTATGAGGTGAAGATATCGTTACGCAAGTCCCTACATTCCACAACATTTTTTATATTTTTTCCCGCTGCCACACGGACAGGGATCGTTTCTCCCCACTTTAATATCATTCCGTTTGACGGGTTTTTTCTTTACACTTTCATCGCCGCGGGAAAATATGAGCGGCTGTTTTTCAGGTTGCCTTAATTCGGGGATATCTTCCGACCGGGCAAGTTGAATTCTAAACAGAATGCCGAGGGTTTCCTCCTTGATTCTGGAAATCATGTCCTGAAACAACTCAAAGCCCTCTTTTTTGTAAACAATTAATGGATTCTGCTGCCCATACCCCCTGAGGCCGATACCTTCTTTTAAA
The window above is part of the Desulfobacterales bacterium genome. Proteins encoded here:
- a CDS encoding sigma 54-interacting transcriptional regulator → MSTKILIVDDEESIRYTFKTFLSREGYEVFSAPDYGTAIDKIVTVRPDLIFADILLGDYSGIDLLKAVKEKQLKCPVIMITGQPNVDSAADSVRLGAFDYLSKPVLKDTLLRVARIALGHKALLDENEQIEADKDRYRHQLEAIFRSMKSAIITVDNTRHITESNQSVETVFGIHSGDIIGKLYDDISHPFFALCGKLLDDTLERQKTIQEFRIECQCSESHHQTLIVCSSPLVDRSNRSMGAVLVIRDVTRLTDLERELNERHEFRNIIGKSKKMQDLFRLVENLSDTETTVLISGESGTGKGLIAKAIHYNGPRASKPFITVNCSALAENLLESELFGHVKGAFTGAISNKIGRFQAAHTGTVFLDEIGEISPMLQVKLLRVLQDKEFECVGDSTPVYVDVRVIAATNRQLKNEVRLGRFREDLYYRLKVVEIIVPPLREKFEDVPLLVRHFFNKFRKNFHKPVKRVSSEVMDVFMNYPWPGNVRELEHAIEHAFVICNADTIMTEHIPVEIREYSRRKQSDVKNRGEQNYQNILNTLEQTDGNKAKAARLLGISRQTLYRNLKKT
- the aat gene encoding leucyl/phenylalanyl-tRNA--protein transferase, which codes for MSVYLLSDDLVFPSPRLASENGLLAVGGDLTPERLLMAYRFGIFPWYSDGEPILWWSPDPRLVLFPEELKVSGSLKKIIRQNRFHVTMDNVFEQVMRSCARVRLMKHEGTWITDDMIEAYVKLHEAGFAHSVETWYEQKLVGGLYGVSLGKCFFGESMFSCISNASKVAFVKLAEHLQALSFEMIDCQVTTDHLLRFGAREIPRDRFLNQLEISLKAPSRKGRWHLSQ
- a CDS encoding ATP-dependent Clp protease adaptor ClpS, yielding MSAEKPFGEEDISSSTQQIQHEPSLYRVLLHNDDYTTMEFVVDILRIVFYKSAEEAVRVMLHVHQQGIGVCGAYPFEIAETRMDTVHALARDRGFPLKCSMEKI
- a CDS encoding ATP-binding protein, coding for MLSKIVTILTDPVVIVNDRLRIEWVNDAARKIFGADLIGNTYRNVFFNTGICYRECILKECFLDGNSHDMEVQFVTSDGHALDLWCTAMVACCYPDGRPQKVIKICRDITDMKACQSEAMRNAQLASLGELTGAIAHEINNPVTGIINYAQILMDQYGEEARDAEIPKRIMHEGNRIAVIVRQLQTFVGDQNKEKIPVQIKSVLSDTLSLSRALMKKDNIRINIDIPDDFPAVGANPHQLQQVVLNIISNARYALNKKYADSNPDKVIDITASVRGESNDRKVQIIITDHGIGIPSDIINKIQAPFFSTKPRGQATGLGLSISHLLIKDLGGKLWFESKEGSYTKAVIELPLEN
- the clpA gene encoding ATP-dependent Clp protease ATP-binding subunit ClpA — translated: MISKELNAALGVAVREAKKRRHEYVCVEHMLFAVLQFDEGMEIIESCGGSIESLKKALETFFGEHMDRVGEEGEYVLQQTLAFQRVIQRAVNHARSAEKSEVEIGDILASIFQEKDSHAEYFLKAEGISRLDVLNFISHSLPGSPVRRRDVSTYTEKKEAQKSSDPLELFTVDLVKKAAEGKVDPLIGREHELERTIQVLCRRRKNNPAFVGDPGVGKTAMAEGLALRIHQGKVPDMLKDVRLYSLDLGGLLAGTKFRGDFEQRLKSLLTELTQQKNAILFIDEIHTIVGAGATSGGSLDASNILKPALTSGDIRCIGSTTYEEYQQYVEKDRALARRFEKIEILEPSVEETFLILKGLKACYETHHGIEYTDRALKAAAELSAKYINDRYLPDKAIDVIDEAGAFIKLNGTSRRKKIHVLDIEKIVAKISRIPTRSVSVSDKYQLETLEDRLKQVVFGQDEAISSLVRSIKRSRAGLSTPGKPVGSFLFTGPTGVGKTEVARQLASMLGIHFLRYDMSEYMEKHAVSRLIGAPPGYIGFDQEGLLTDDIRKHPYSVLLLDEIEKAHPDLFSILLQVLDYATLTDNNGKKADFRNVIVMMSSNAGAREMNSQTIGFGDIKNDMASKGKKAIEKIFSPEFRNRLDAIITFRPLTVEIMERVVDKFMGELNRQLRDRHIVIDLSAGARTWLGKGGYDPRYGARPLSRLMQTEIKDKLSDEILFGRLEKGGSIFVDIKDQVLTFSYK